A genomic segment from Pirellulales bacterium encodes:
- a CDS encoding alpha/beta hydrolase — translation RDASAVDLALLAKGFTIVAAPIVGGGPVRAEWDAVYKNMTDHGFSKKPAMEGAGAGAGEAYAWAIENPDKVSCIYGENPVLRSIMEGRKEKKPPLDNLAPLANAGVPILHVCGQLDPWLDRETRVAEKRYKEFGGQMTVIVKPGEGHFPIGPQDPTPVVDFIAAKTQ, via the coding sequence CGGGATGCCTCCGCTGTTGATCTGGCCCTGCTGGCCAAGGGGTTCACCATCGTGGCTGCTCCCATCGTGGGAGGAGGCCCCGTTCGGGCAGAGTGGGACGCCGTCTATAAGAACATGACCGACCACGGCTTTTCCAAGAAACCGGCCATGGAAGGCGCTGGCGCGGGAGCCGGAGAAGCCTACGCTTGGGCCATCGAAAACCCGGACAAAGTTTCGTGCATCTACGGGGAGAATCCCGTCCTGCGCAGCATCATGGAGGGCAGAAAGGAAAAAAAGCCGCCGCTGGACAATCTGGCCCCTCTGGCCAATGCGGGCGTGCCGATCCTGCATGTGTGCGGCCAGCTTGATCCCTGGCTTGACCGCGAGACGCGAGTCGCTGAAAAACGCTACAAGGAGTTCGGCGGCCAGATGACGGTCATCGTGAAGCCTGGCGAGGGACATTTTCCGATCGGCCCGCAGGACCCGACGCCGGTAGTGGATTTTATCGCGGCCAAAACGCAGTAA